From Woronichinia naegeliana WA131, the proteins below share one genomic window:
- a CDS encoding type II secretion system GspH family protein — translation MMIRVIHSLGWLPKPAIVYQEPKQVNPQGWTLLELAIVAVIAGVLASLAIPSMMAMAAKNKVQGGLAQVKGALQEAQRNAIRMGKECKVSVNAGSNSPSIAVAASVAGNSYAGCLSQTVVLTDLSLLENFNGANNSASIRFSYKGNTNNWGTIIIHSPNTSTKYCLVISALGIMRSGVYTGAVTDATSDYSDNCKSSL, via the coding sequence ATGATGATAAGAGTAATCCATTCTCTAGGCTGGCTTCCCAAACCAGCGATCGTTTATCAAGAGCCAAAACAAGTTAATCCCCAAGGCTGGACACTGCTGGAACTGGCGATCGTTGCCGTTATCGCTGGGGTTTTAGCCTCTCTAGCCATACCGAGCATGATGGCGATGGCTGCAAAAAACAAAGTACAAGGAGGACTCGCTCAAGTAAAGGGAGCCTTACAAGAAGCCCAACGGAATGCGATTAGAATGGGAAAAGAATGTAAGGTTTCTGTTAACGCCGGTAGTAATTCTCCCTCCATCGCTGTTGCTGCTAGTGTCGCAGGTAATTCCTATGCAGGATGCCTAAGTCAAACAGTTGTTCTGACCGATCTAAGTTTGTTAGAAAACTTCAATGGTGCAAACAATAGTGCAAGCATCCGTTTTTCCTATAAAGGCAATACAAATAATTGGGGAACGATCATTATTCATTCTCCCAATACCAGTACAAAATACTGTTTAGTGATCTCTGCTCTGGGAATTATGCGAAGTGGTGTTTATACAGGAGCCGTAACCGATGCAACCAGTGACTATTCGGACAATTGTAAATCATCGTTATAA
- a CDS encoding prepilin-type N-terminal cleavage/methylation domain-containing protein: MIILEPWRIYTQKLFPLRPWPVHNQGWTLIEIAVVAVITGILSSLAIPSMMGMMGRSSLQSSANQVKGAFQEAQRAAIRNGSACTVNFASMGMGITGSPAGCITSPVTLTSGMNLTANTRPFSTSSTITPVGLPSSVLFSYKGNPGNSTNDFANLTVILASTKTTEQRCVVIAAGIGIMRSGTYTNNTCSTAF, from the coding sequence GTGATAATACTAGAACCTTGGCGAATTTATACACAGAAATTATTCCCTCTGCGGCCATGGCCTGTCCATAATCAAGGTTGGACATTAATTGAAATTGCCGTTGTTGCGGTGATTACTGGCATTTTATCCTCCCTTGCTATTCCTAGTATGATGGGCATGATGGGTCGTAGTTCCTTACAATCCAGTGCCAATCAGGTTAAGGGAGCCTTTCAGGAAGCTCAACGGGCAGCCATCAGAAATGGTTCGGCTTGTACGGTAAATTTCGCCTCTATGGGGATGGGGATAACAGGGAGTCCAGCCGGTTGTATTACTAGTCCTGTCACCCTTACTTCTGGCATGAATCTCACTGCCAACACTCGGCCATTTTCAACGAGTTCTACGATTACTCCTGTGGGGCTGCCATCATCGGTTTTGTTCTCTTATAAAGGCAATCCAGGTAACTCCACCAACGACTTTGCAAATCTGACAGTTATTTTGGCTTCTACCAAAACCACCGAACAACGTTGTGTTGTCATTGCCGCCGGTATTGGTATTATGCGGTCAGGAACCTATACCAACAACACTTGCAGCACAGCGTTTTAG
- a CDS encoding prepilin-type N-terminal cleavage/methylation domain-containing protein — translation MFPDEKKAQFLPFKELLLTSTFPNQGFTMLEVLAALMISFAFLMGALNGITMAVWMQVKAERQAQANYWIQQDLENIRSQAVLPETDAIYTSPSGGVTACTPSTSSTPNTCCPQTTPTYNAGFARRLEAKVDATTPVNRTIMGKSYTMTRNTSGTDPNPQILTINYTIGETSDNTRTLANLYTEIIPSAAMACP, via the coding sequence ATGTTTCCTGATGAAAAAAAAGCTCAATTTTTGCCATTCAAAGAGTTGTTACTAACTTCCACATTTCCCAATCAGGGATTCACCATGTTAGAGGTTTTAGCGGCCCTGATGATATCTTTTGCTTTTCTGATGGGAGCCTTGAACGGGATTACGATGGCAGTTTGGATGCAAGTAAAGGCGGAACGACAAGCGCAAGCAAATTATTGGATTCAGCAAGATTTAGAAAATATACGTTCACAAGCAGTTTTGCCAGAAACTGATGCGATTTATACAAGTCCATCTGGTGGGGTTACAGCTTGTACTCCTAGCACTTCTAGCACTCCTAACACTTGTTGCCCCCAGACAACGCCGACTTATAACGCTGGTTTCGCGAGAAGACTAGAGGCAAAAGTAGATGCGACTACGCCAGTGAACAGGACTATTATGGGTAAATCTTATACGATGACTCGTAATACGTCAGGGACTGATCCAAATCCACAAATTTTAACGATTAACTATACTATAGGGGAAACCAGTGATAATACTAGAACCTTGGCGAATTTATACACAGAAATTATTCCCTCTGCGGCCATGGCCTGTCCATAA
- a CDS encoding transposase: protein MLEWWTKNFASCELGDERLNNRAFSIGKKLSEGFGKALSEVFKGGNELKRAYEFLGIRKQTLSR from the coding sequence ATGTTGGAATGGTGGACAAAAAACTTTGCCAGTTGTGAATTGGGAGACGAGAGGCTAAACAATCGTGCCTTCTCGATTGGGAAAAAGTTAAGTGAGGGGTTTGGAAAAGCCTTATCAGAAGTGTTTAAGGGAGGAAACGAGTTAAAGAGGGCCTATGAATTTTTGGGAATCCGAAAACAGACTTTGTCAAGATAA
- a CDS encoding IS4 family transposase codes for MTTAAVEEYKIMLSVGDTTFLDYRNIKEKREGYGPTGKGGNGLILHSALAIEPEKGQVLGLLWQKLWNREVKEKPPTDETAKQKKERQKEQRKAARQRPFEEKESYKWVEALNTCEKQVESSTRVIHVFDREGDVSEVFDSVRQLKHTGVLVRASHNRSLDKNSERLWQHLESEPIRFHQEIEIPSTGKRKARKVKLAVRFCSVNLRTPYRFDNRDPLNVYAVYATEIDCPEGETPLSWMLLTTEVVETIEMAVTILRWYTYRWRVEEFHKVLKSGCQSERYRLASDGMKTLLGFLSVIAVELLHVTYLHRTQPDALAIEILNPLQLQVLKAAASQKLPPILTVAWAVESVAFLGGYLEHRRKTPLGIQVLWRGWLKLHDLCQGWQLAIRT; via the coding sequence ATGACAACTGCCGCCGTAGAAGAATATAAGATAATGCTATCAGTCGGAGATACGACCTTCTTAGATTATCGCAATATCAAGGAAAAAAGGGAAGGGTATGGGCCGACTGGAAAAGGAGGGAATGGATTAATACTGCATAGTGCTTTAGCAATTGAGCCAGAAAAAGGACAAGTATTAGGTTTATTATGGCAAAAACTGTGGAATAGGGAGGTAAAAGAAAAGCCCCCAACAGATGAAACGGCGAAGCAGAAAAAAGAAAGACAGAAAGAACAAAGAAAAGCAGCTCGTCAAAGACCATTTGAGGAAAAAGAATCCTACAAATGGGTAGAGGCTCTAAACACCTGTGAGAAACAGGTAGAAAGTTCAACGAGGGTAATTCATGTATTTGACAGAGAAGGAGATGTTTCAGAAGTCTTTGACTCAGTGCGTCAACTCAAGCATACAGGAGTGCTGGTCAGAGCGTCTCATAATCGTAGTTTAGACAAAAATAGTGAACGACTTTGGCAACATTTGGAATCAGAACCGATTCGTTTTCATCAAGAAATCGAGATTCCGAGTACAGGAAAAAGAAAAGCACGGAAGGTTAAGCTTGCCGTCCGATTTTGCTCAGTTAATCTACGAACTCCCTATCGTTTCGATAATCGTGACCCGTTGAATGTCTATGCTGTTTATGCGACAGAAATCGATTGTCCCGAAGGCGAAACTCCTTTATCTTGGATGCTTCTGACTACAGAAGTTGTTGAGACTATTGAGATGGCTGTCACTATTCTTCGTTGGTACACCTACCGATGGCGGGTTGAAGAATTTCATAAAGTCCTTAAGTCTGGTTGTCAGAGTGAGCGTTATCGACTTGCCTCTGATGGAATGAAAACTCTTTTGGGTTTTTTAAGTGTCATTGCTGTTGAACTTTTACACGTTACTTATCTTCATCGTACCCAGCCCGATGCTCTCGCGATTGAAATTCTTAATCCTCTTCAACTTCAGGTGTTAAAAGCAGCCGCCTCTCAAAAACTTCCCCCTATTTTGACTGTTGCTTGGGCTGTCGAGTCTGTTGCTTTTCTTGGTGGTTATCTTGAACATCGTCGTAAAACTCCTCTCGGTATCCAAGTCCTTTGGCGCGGTTGGTTGAAGTTGCATGACCTTTGCCAAGGCTGGCAGCTTGCAATCCGCACTTAA
- the secA gene encoding preprotein translocase subunit SecA → MFKALFGDPNARKLKKFQPYVAEVNVLEEDIAVLSDDELKQKTVAFREALEKAKTNEETEEILDEILPEAFAVVREAGKRVLGMRHFDVQLLGGIILHKGQIAEMKTGEGKTLVATLPAYLNGLTGKGVHVVTVNDYLARRDAEWMGQIHRFLGLSVGLVQSGMTPEERKKNYACDVTYTTNSELGFDYLRDNMATTMVEVVQRPFNFCVIDEVDSILIDEARTPLIISGQVERPTEKYMEASAIAAQLIKDEHYDVDEKQRNVLMTDEGFEKAEQLLNTKDLFDKDDPWAHYIFNAVKAKELFLKDVNYIVRDDEVVIVDEFTGRIMMGRRWSDGLHQAIEAKERVEIQRESQTLATITYQNFFLLYPKLSGMTGTAKTEETELEKVYNLQVTITPTNRPSRRQDWPDVVYKNEEAKWKAIALECEELHQQGRPILVGTTSVEKSEVISRLLADMKIPHNILNARPENVERESEIIAQAGRKGAVTIATNMAGRGTDIILGGNSDYMARLKVREYFMPQIVQPEDSSLTTAGIGFGGRERPQGFGATGKKKTWQVSAEIFPTQISKEAEIVLKEAVKVAVSEYGLQSLTELEAEDKLAIASEKAPTKDLVIQKLREAYNLIRKEYEKFTSKEHSEVVELGGLHVIGTERHESRRIDNQLRGRAGRQGDPGSTRFFLSLGDNLLRIFGGDRVAGLMEAFRVEEDMPIESRMLTGSLENAQKKVETYYYDIRKQVFEYDEVMNNQRKAIYAERRRVLEGFDLKEQVLVYAEKTMDEIVDAYVNMELPPEEWDLENMLNKAKEFIYLLEDVTVEDMGDMTVPEMKIFFHEEVRKAYDLKEHQVDQVRPGLMREAERFFILQQIDNLWREHLQSMEALRESIGLRGYGQKDPLIEYKQEGYEMFLEMMIDIRRNVVYSLFQFQPQPQPQAV, encoded by the coding sequence ATGTTTAAAGCACTATTTGGTGATCCCAACGCTCGCAAACTCAAGAAATTCCAGCCCTACGTTGCCGAAGTAAACGTGCTAGAAGAGGATATTGCGGTATTGAGTGACGATGAACTCAAGCAAAAAACCGTCGCTTTTCGGGAGGCACTGGAAAAAGCTAAAACCAATGAGGAAACCGAGGAAATTTTAGATGAAATTCTCCCCGAAGCCTTTGCTGTAGTCCGAGAGGCAGGCAAGCGGGTGCTAGGAATGCGCCATTTTGATGTGCAATTACTTGGTGGCATCATTCTCCACAAAGGCCAGATCGCGGAAATGAAGACGGGGGAAGGGAAAACTCTGGTGGCAACCCTACCGGCCTATTTGAATGGATTAACGGGCAAAGGGGTTCATGTGGTCACGGTTAACGATTACCTGGCGCGACGAGATGCGGAATGGATGGGGCAAATTCATCGTTTTCTCGGTTTAAGCGTTGGACTAGTGCAATCGGGCATGACTCCTGAAGAACGGAAGAAAAACTATGCCTGTGATGTCACCTATACAACCAATAGTGAACTAGGTTTTGACTATTTGCGCGACAATATGGCCACGACGATGGTAGAAGTGGTACAGCGTCCCTTTAATTTTTGTGTGATTGACGAGGTGGATTCGATTTTAATTGATGAAGCGCGAACCCCGTTAATTATTTCGGGTCAAGTGGAACGACCGACGGAAAAGTATATGGAAGCCTCCGCGATCGCTGCCCAACTCATTAAGGATGAACATTATGACGTGGATGAAAAACAACGCAATGTGCTCATGACTGATGAAGGTTTTGAAAAAGCAGAACAATTACTCAATACTAAGGACTTATTTGATAAGGATGATCCCTGGGCCCATTATATTTTCAATGCAGTTAAAGCTAAGGAATTATTTCTCAAAGATGTTAACTATATCGTCCGTGATGATGAAGTGGTCATTGTGGATGAATTTACAGGACGGATTATGATGGGTCGTCGTTGGAGTGATGGACTGCACCAGGCGATTGAAGCCAAAGAACGGGTAGAAATTCAACGGGAAAGTCAAACGTTAGCAACCATTACCTATCAAAATTTCTTTCTGCTTTATCCCAAATTATCCGGTATGACGGGAACCGCTAAAACCGAAGAAACGGAATTAGAAAAAGTTTACAATTTGCAGGTGACAATCACCCCCACTAATCGCCCTTCTCGTCGTCAGGATTGGCCCGATGTGGTCTATAAAAATGAAGAGGCAAAATGGAAGGCGATCGCCCTGGAATGCGAAGAATTACATCAACAAGGTCGCCCGATTTTGGTGGGAACAACCAGTGTGGAAAAATCGGAAGTCATTTCCCGTTTATTGGCAGACATGAAAATTCCCCACAATATCCTTAATGCGCGTCCAGAGAATGTGGAACGGGAATCAGAAATTATTGCCCAGGCCGGTCGCAAGGGGGCTGTCACCATTGCCACCAACATGGCGGGTCGAGGAACGGACATTATTCTCGGCGGTAACTCGGACTATATGGCCCGCTTGAAAGTCCGCGAGTATTTTATGCCCCAAATTGTCCAGCCTGAAGATAGTTCGTTAACCACTGCTGGTATAGGTTTTGGGGGTCGGGAGCGTCCCCAGGGTTTTGGGGCAACGGGCAAGAAAAAGACCTGGCAAGTATCAGCAGAAATTTTCCCCACTCAGATTTCCAAAGAGGCGGAGATCGTGCTGAAGGAAGCGGTTAAGGTAGCCGTTAGTGAGTACGGCTTGCAAAGTTTAACGGAATTAGAAGCTGAGGATAAATTGGCGATCGCTTCAGAAAAGGCTCCCACAAAAGACTTGGTGATTCAAAAGCTACGGGAAGCCTACAATCTCATCCGCAAGGAATACGAAAAATTTACCAGTAAGGAACACTCTGAAGTTGTTGAGTTGGGTGGCTTGCACGTCATTGGTACAGAGCGTCATGAATCCCGTCGTATTGACAACCAGTTGCGGGGTCGGGCGGGACGGCAAGGTGATCCTGGTTCTACCCGTTTCTTCCTGAGTTTAGGTGACAATTTACTGCGTATTTTTGGCGGCGATCGCGTAGCCGGTTTAATGGAAGCTTTTCGAGTGGAAGAGGATATGCCCATCGAATCAAGAATGTTGACTGGTTCTTTGGAAAATGCTCAGAAAAAAGTAGAAACCTATTATTACGATATTCGGAAACAGGTTTTCGAGTATGACGAAGTAATGAACAATCAACGGAAAGCCATTTATGCGGAACGTCGTCGTGTCTTAGAAGGCTTTGATCTTAAAGAGCAGGTGTTAGTTTATGCCGAAAAAACAATGGATGAAATTGTGGATGCCTACGTTAATATGGAATTACCACCTGAAGAGTGGGATTTGGAAAATATGCTTAACAAAGCCAAGGAATTTATCTATCTTTTGGAAGATGTGACGGTGGAAGATATGGGCGACATGACGGTTCCCGAAATGAAAATTTTCTTCCATGAAGAAGTTCGTAAAGCCTACGATCTCAAAGAACATCAAGTTGATCAAGTTCGTCCTGGACTGATGCGAGAAGCCGAACGCTTTTTTATTCTGCAACAAATTGATAATCTCTGGCGCGAACATTTGCAATCAATGGAAGCTTTACGGGAATCGATTGGCTTACGGGGTTATGGTCAAAAAGATCCCTTAATTGAATACAAGCAGGAGGGTTATGAAATGTTCCTAGAGATGATGATTGATATTCGTCGCAATGTCGTCTATTCTCTCTTCCAGTTTCAGCCTCAGCCCCAGCCTCAGGCAGTTTAG
- a CDS encoding BrnT family toxin, whose product MDFEWNAKKNQANIEKHGIDFEFAKEIFAGIWLSKRDNRKDYGEDRFLALGLFDQFVLLAVYTQRDQKIRLISVRRANAQERRIYYGYIERGTIEDSWSDARLRD is encoded by the coding sequence ATGGATTTTGAGTGGAATGCCAAGAAAAATCAAGCGAATATTGAAAAGCACGGCATTGATTTTGAGTTTGCTAAAGAAATCTTTGCGGGAATTTGGCTCAGTAAGCGCGATAATCGAAAAGACTATGGTGAAGATCGTTTTCTTGCTTTAGGCTTATTCGATCAGTTTGTTTTGTTAGCTGTCTATACCCAAAGAGATCAAAAGATACGCTTAATTTCTGTTAGGCGAGCTAATGCTCAAGAAAGGAGGATTTACTATGGCTATATCGAGAGAGGAACAATTGAAGATTCTTGGTCTGATGCAAGACTCCGAGATTGA
- a CDS encoding BrnA antitoxin family protein: MQDSEIDYADIPATDEAFWQDARVNFAAVKVPVTIRLEPDVLAWYKAQVPRGYQTLINHVLRKYMLENQPIEKV; this comes from the coding sequence ATGCAAGACTCCGAGATTGATTATGCCGATATTCCTGCAACTGATGAAGCATTTTGGCAGGATGCGAGAGTTAATTTTGCGGCGGTTAAAGTTCCTGTAACAATTCGCTTAGAGCCTGATGTTTTGGCTTGGTATAAAGCCCAAGTTCCGCGAGGGTATCAAACCTTAATTAATCACGTTTTAAGAAAGTATATGTTAGAGAACCAACCCATTGAAAAGGTTTAA